The Proteus vulgaris genome has a segment encoding these proteins:
- the hmuR2 gene encoding hemin receptor has protein sequence MSQSSLLIKFSLLAVAVSSACVSAQEKTQTSEEKKTEVLTVYATGNERDSFTLPMMSTVIKNNNALSETAGSASELLRHMPGISISGAGRTNGETISMRGYSKNGILTLVDGVRQGTDTGHIDSIFVDPLLIKQVEVVRGPSALLYGSGALGGVIAYDTVDASDLLLKNEQGGVRVTGLGNTAQHSQGLGITAFGKHDNLDGLVALSARDKGDTRYGGGYRAQNDETIINLLSKGRWFIDDSNTLSGQFRYYHNNAHQPKNPQVAGNSTLTNVETDRTTTQKDAQLTYQYNPSNLQWVNLKTQAYYSEIDINAKTTQKGFEGREQKTYGVKLENRSQVGMNSFASHGLTYGGEVYKQKQSPSQNTESFPQADIRFMSGWIQDEVTLRDLPVSFILGTRFDKYKSQNDRYDDITADKWSSKGAISITPTDWSMIYTSYSQAFRAPTLGEMYNDAKHFDAPFPGAPTNYWRPNPNLKPETNSTTEYGFGFQFDDLLSNNDNLKIKAAHFNTRAKDYIDADVAIFQGYTQSTNIPRATIWGWDISMNYQSKFFSWDLAYNHTKGKDNATNASITSIEPDTLTSRFDVPVPNTDFSVGWVGQFTKKTDFTKHDRFNRPTHRQQAGYGVNDFYLRYEGNASLKGLTTSFVLGNAFDKTYYSSAGIPQEGRNAKVLVSYQW, from the coding sequence ATGTCTCAGTCATCCTTATTAATTAAATTTAGTTTACTGGCTGTTGCTGTTTCTTCTGCTTGTGTGTCAGCACAAGAGAAAACACAAACTAGCGAGGAGAAAAAAACAGAAGTACTTACTGTTTATGCGACGGGTAATGAGCGTGATAGCTTTACGTTACCCATGATGTCAACCGTTATTAAAAATAACAATGCGTTGTCAGAAACCGCAGGTAGTGCTTCTGAACTACTTCGTCATATGCCCGGAATTTCTATTTCAGGCGCAGGTCGTACTAATGGTGAAACCATCAGTATGCGTGGATACAGTAAAAATGGAATATTGACACTTGTAGATGGTGTACGTCAAGGAACTGACACTGGCCATATTGACAGTATTTTTGTTGATCCTCTTCTTATAAAGCAAGTTGAAGTAGTTAGGGGACCTTCTGCATTGTTGTATGGTAGTGGAGCACTTGGCGGTGTTATTGCTTACGATACTGTTGATGCCAGCGATCTACTTTTAAAAAACGAACAAGGTGGTGTGCGTGTCACTGGTCTTGGTAATACCGCGCAACATAGCCAAGGTTTGGGTATTACTGCTTTTGGTAAACACGATAACCTTGATGGTCTCGTTGCATTATCAGCGCGTGATAAAGGTGATACTCGTTATGGTGGAGGTTACCGTGCACAAAATGATGAAACCATTATTAACCTACTCTCCAAAGGGCGTTGGTTTATTGATGATAGTAATACTTTAAGTGGTCAATTCCGCTATTACCATAATAATGCTCATCAACCTAAAAACCCTCAAGTTGCTGGAAATTCCACACTGACAAATGTGGAAACTGACCGGACAACAACACAAAAAGATGCACAGTTAACCTATCAATACAATCCTTCGAATTTACAATGGGTTAATCTAAAAACACAAGCTTATTACAGTGAAATTGATATCAACGCCAAAACAACACAAAAAGGATTTGAAGGTCGAGAGCAGAAAACATATGGCGTAAAACTTGAGAATCGCTCTCAAGTGGGAATGAATAGCTTTGCATCACATGGACTTACTTATGGTGGTGAAGTGTATAAACAGAAGCAATCACCAAGTCAAAATACAGAAAGTTTTCCACAAGCAGATATCCGTTTTATGTCAGGCTGGATTCAAGATGAAGTCACTTTACGTGATTTGCCTGTCTCCTTCATTTTAGGAACCCGTTTTGATAAATATAAAAGCCAAAACGATCGTTATGATGATATTACCGCTGATAAATGGTCATCCAAAGGAGCTATCAGTATCACACCTACTGATTGGTCAATGATTTATACCTCTTATTCACAAGCGTTTAGAGCCCCCACTTTAGGCGAAATGTATAACGATGCGAAACATTTTGATGCGCCATTCCCAGGAGCACCAACAAATTATTGGCGCCCTAACCCTAATTTAAAGCCTGAAACCAATTCAACCACCGAATATGGATTTGGTTTTCAATTCGACGACTTATTATCTAATAATGATAATCTGAAAATTAAAGCAGCCCATTTCAATACTCGCGCAAAAGATTATATTGATGCAGATGTCGCTATTTTTCAGGGATATACACAATCAACAAATATTCCAAGAGCAACTATTTGGGGGTGGGATATTTCGATGAACTACCAATCTAAATTCTTTAGTTGGGATTTAGCGTATAACCATACCAAAGGGAAAGATAATGCCACTAATGCCTCAATTACCTCGATTGAGCCGGATACATTGACCAGTCGTTTTGATGTTCCAGTTCCCAACACCGATTTTTCTGTAGGTTGGGTCGGCCAATTTACCAAAAAAACAGACTTTACCAAACATGACCGTTTTAATCGCCCAACCCATCGCCAACAAGCAGGTTATGGCGTCAATGATTTTTACCTTCGCTATGAAGGTAACGCCTCCTTAAAGGGGCTAACAACCTCATTTGTACTAGGTAACGCATTTGATAAAACTTATTATTCTTCTGCGGGGATTCCTCAGGAAGGTCGTAATGCAAAAGTACTTGTGAGTTATCAGTGGTAA